The Brassica oleracea var. oleracea cultivar TO1000 chromosome C6, BOL, whole genome shotgun sequence genome includes a region encoding these proteins:
- the LOC106297143 gene encoding uncharacterized protein LOC106297143: protein MISNFKQKSDEPFHEAWERYKEYQRECLHHGFDDDYILEVFYDGVSYEFRNTLDSSSNGDFMTQTTPGARGDDQQEVSYVNGQGWLLKNYHPNPNVRNNPQLFWPKQDKPADPAQSNQGQYAGYQKNYQPQTYVLSQPHNNPPQMQKHQNTQPATSAHVAVLQDETKTAESVKRQQGTLPGKTDKTPKECNAVELRSGKQLSKPVKKRFTAAEKGKQKESEQPPTDTPTAEKEREPTVGTNSPGPEQPAEAVRPIPEPVPAREYNPKVPYPVPAKATRKDREELKCRSMLEDLTVRLPLMDAIQMMLSIRSFMKGLISRKISEESEFMTVSKECSAVLQNRQIKKRGDPGKFVLSIQIGKTVFSCSLVDLGSSVNLMPYSVARRLGYTHFKPTKMSLVFADRSVKSPVGILEDLQVKVGNTSVPADFVVLELEEESKDPLILGRPFLCTVGAIIDVRQGNIDLNLGDITFEVDEGIDPLQPRDGMIEEILAKDPLELALVRAEAERSVEKIDADGYAKMLDSARSMGRMVASLSLGEESNKDENTPTEATPLPNSLVPPNLPDDPFERVEGSQG, encoded by the exons ATGATCTCCAATTTCAAGCAGAAGTCGGATGAACCTTTTCATGAAGCTTGGGAGAGGTACAAGGAGTACCAGAGAGAGTGCCTGCACCATGGGTTTGACGATGATTATATATTGGAGGTATTCTATGATGGAGTGAGCTATGAGTTTCGAAACACCCTTGATTCTTCGAGTAATGGAGACTTCATGACTCAAACCACCCCTGGTGC GAGAGGAGACGATCAGCAAGAGGTGAGCTACGTGAATGGGCAAGGATGGCTGCTCAAAAACTACCACCCAAACCCTAACGTGAGGAACAACCCACAACTTTTCTGGCCTAAGCAAGACAAACCAGCTGATCCTGCACAGAGTAACCAAGGTCAGTATGCCGGGTATCAAAAGAACTACCAACCCCAGACCTATGTTCTAAGCCAACCGCATAACAATCCACCTCAGATGCAGAAACACCAAAACACTCAGCCAGCTACCTCCGCTCATGTCGCTGTTCTGCAAGATGAGACAAAA ACTGCTGAGAGCGTCAAGAGGCAACAAGGTACTCTACCTGGGAAAACCGACAAAACCCCTAAGGAGTGCAATGCGGTTGAGTTGAGAAGTGGAAAACAACTGTCTAAGCCGGTAAAGAAGAGGTTCACTGCGGCTGAGAAGGGGAAGCAGAAAGAGTCGGAACAACCACCAACCGATACCCCGACAGCTGAGAAGGAGAGGGAACCAACAGTTGGAACCAATTCGCCAGGACCAGAACAACCAGCTGAGGCTGTCCGCCCGATCCCAGAGCCTGTTCCTGCTCGCGAATACAATCCTAAAGTCCCTTACCCTGTTCCAGCAAAGGCTACTCGTAAGGACCGAGAGGAGCTGAAGTGCAGAAGTATGCTGGAGGACCTAACCGTCCGACTCCCCTTGATGGATGCGATCCAGATGATGCTCTCCATTCGCAGCTTTATGAAGGGATTGATCTCAAGAAAAATATCAGAGGAGAGCGAATTCATGACTGTCTCTAAGGAGTGCAGCGCCGTGCTTCAGAACAGACAGATAAAGAAGCGAGGAGACCCTGGAAAGTTCGTCCTCTCTATCCAGATTGGGAAGACAGTTTTCTCATGCTCCTTGGTTGATCTGGGATCCAGCGTAAACCTCATGCCCTACTCTGTAGCACGACGTCTGGGATACACGCATTTCAAACCAACTAAGATGTCCTTGGTGTTCGCGGATAGATCAGTTAAGTCCCCGGTTGGTATTCTAGAGGATCTCCAAGTAAAAGTCGGGAACACCTCTGTTCCAGCAGACTTCGTAGTTCTAGAGCTGGAAGAGGAATCCAAAGATCCTCTCATATTAGGAAGACCGTTCCTATGTACTGTTGGAGCCATCATTGATGTGCGGCAAGGGAATATTGATCTCAATCTGGGGGACATA ACCTTCGAGGTGGATGAAGGGATTGATCCGCTGCAACCTCGTGACGGGATGATCGAGGAGATTCTTGCAAAAGATCCACTTGAGCTTGCACTAGTAAGAGCTGAGGCCGAGCGGAGTGTCGAGAAAATTGACGCAGACGGGTATGCTAAGATGCTCGACTCCGCAAGGAGTATGGGAAGAATGGTGGCGAGTCTAAGTCTGGGGGAAGAAAGCAACAAGGACGAGAACACTCCAACTGAAGCGACCCCTTTACCAAACTCGCTTGTTCCGCCGAACCTACCTGATGATCCCTTTGAGCGAGTTGAAGGCTCCCAAGGTTGA
- the LOC106296720 gene encoding probable purine permease 11, whose translation MSGNQEPILVKEEESVEGIPSPLLKLKSWQWWVLVSTNILFLIGGQAASVLLGRFYYDEGGNSKWMATLVQTAAFPILYIPLLLLPSSEPASCSLKTIVLIYVLLGVIIAGDNMLYSVGLLYLSASTYSLICATQLAFNAVFSYFINAQKFTALILNSVVLLSFSAALIALNDDADAPSGVSRSKYVVGFVCTLAASALYSLLLSLLQFSFEKILKKETFSVVLEMQIYTSLVATCVAVIGLFASGEWRTLHGEMEGYHKGQASYVLTLVGTAVSWQVCSVGVVGLIFLVTSLFSNVISTLSLAVTPLAALAVFRDKMSGVKVMAMLIALWGFASYVYQNHLDDLKVRRARKHAQAGQLDPHC comes from the exons ATGTCAG GCAATCAAGAACCAATCTTGGTGAAGGAGGAGGAGAGTGTGGAAGGTATTCCATCTCCACTCTTGAAGCTCAAAAGCTGGCAATGGTGGGTTCTTGTGTCCACCAACATCTTATTCCTCATTGGTGGTCAAGCTGCTTCTGTGCTTCTCGGTAGGTTTTACTACGATGAAGGAGGAAACAGCAAATGGATGGCCACTCTTGTTCAAACCGCTGCTTTTCCGATCCTCTATATCCCGCTTCTCCTCCTTCCTTCTTCAGAGCCCGCTTCTTGCTCCCTTAAAACCATTGTCTTGATCTATGTTCTGCTCGGTGTCATCATCGCTGGTGACAACATGCTCTACTCTGTTGGACTTCTCTACCTCTCTGCATCGACTTATTCGCTCATTTGCGCTACACAGTTGGCTTTTAATGCAGTCTTCTCTTATTTCATCAATGCTCAGAAGTTCACTGCTTTGATTCTCAACTCAGTTGTGCTCCTCTCCTTCTCCGCCGCTCTGATTGCCCTTAACGACGATGCAGACGCTCCTTCTGGTGTCTCTAGGTCCAAGTACGTTGTCGGGTTTGTGTGTACACTCGCTGCATCCGCTCTCTACTCTCTGCTGCTCTCGCTCCTGCAGTTCTCCTTCGAGAAGATTCTGAAGAAAGAGACGTTTTCTGTGGTTCTCGAAATGCAGATCTACACCTCTCTAGTGGCCACTTGTGTCGCGGTCATTGGCCTTTTTGCTAGCGGGGAATGGAGAACGCTGCACGGTGAAATGGAAGGTTATCATAAAGGCCAAGCCTCTTATGTACTGACTTTGGTCGGAACGGCAGTTTCATGGCAAGTATGTTCTGTAGGAGTGGTGGGTTTGATATTTCTGGTGACCTCCCTCTTCTCAAACGTTATTAGTACGCTCTCTCTAGCTGTGACTCCACTCGCTGCTTTGGCTGTGTTCCGCGATAAGATGAGTGGGGTTAAGGTTATGGCCATGCTCATCGCTCTTTGGGGTTTCGCTTCTTATGTTTACCAGAATCATCTCGATGACTTGAAAGTAAGACGAGCTAGAAAGCACGCTCAAGCAGGGCAGCTGGATCCGCACTGCTGA
- the LOC106298454 gene encoding uncharacterized protein LOC106298454, which yields MQFSRNSILRQLSRKEGWRSASRRWTSGDSSTAFADDTSGGAGGYSSMEGLYGVYSGEDPAARRKRVMVVVDETSRSKHAMMWALTHLTNKGDLMTLLHVVSPHDEASPSLVQSLGSLCKACKPEVDVEALVIQGPKLATVLSQVKKLEVTVLVLGQKKSAPFISCLCGPSRSEELVNRCINGADCLTIGVRKQSNGVSGYLINTRWQKNFWLLA from the exons ATGCAATTTTCAAGAAACTCAATCCTTAGGCAACTAAGCAGGAAAGAAGGTTGGAGGTCGGCTTCTAGAAGGTGGACATCCGGAGATAGCTCAACGGCCTTCGCCGACGACACAAGCGGTGGTGCTGGCGGTTACTCTTCAATGGAGGGTCTATATGGGGTTTATTCTGGTGAAGATCCGGCGGCGAGAAGGAAAAGAGTGATGGTTGTGGTGGATGAGACTTCAAGGTCTAAACATGCTATGATGTGGGCTTTGACGCACTTGACTAACAAAGGAGACTTGATGACTCTTCTTCATGTTGTGTCTCCTCATGATGAAGCTTCGCCTTCTTTGGTTCAGTCACTTGGTTCTCTTTGCAAAGCTTGTAAACCCGAG GTGGATGTGGAGGCGTTGGTGATTCAAGGACCAAAGTTAGCAACTGTACTCAGCCAAGTGAAGAAACTTGAAGTCACTGTTCTTGTTTTGGGTCAGAAGAAATCTGCACCATTCATCTCCTG CTTATGTGGACCCAGTAGATCAGAGGAGCTCGTGAATCGATGTATCAATGGTGCAGATTGTTTGACGATTGGTGTGAGGAAACAAAGCAACGGTGTTAGTGGCTACCTGATTAACACACGATGGCAGAAGAACTTCTGGCTTCTGGCCTAA